A segment of the Ipomoea triloba cultivar NCNSP0323 chromosome 1, ASM357664v1 genome:
AGATAACCTCAAGATGTTAAAGCTATTATATGTTGAATTCACTTTGTTGAAATTTCTGTAGATAAAATATTCTCTAATAAATGCTAGTTTGAATATATGATTTGCATATGAGATTAATTTCTCTCAATAATATTATGTGAAACCTCTGGTTATGTTGTTCAACTTAAAGTAGCATGCAAACAACATTATCTTTGTGGCTTGCTCCCAATGAGCATTTAATCttatttaaaatcttaattGAGTCATCTTGAAAATCTATGATTCCTGAATGAAAGGAAACCATAATGGTCGAGGTAActaatttggttgaaatatattcAACTATTGAGTGTGTATTAACCAAGTGTAGAGTTGTTATAAAGTTTCACAAAATGAATTTGCATAGCTCGGTTTACTAAAGAGCCAATGTTAGACATTAAAGACCAATCCGGGTAAGAGGTTGAGTACTTTTGAGAAAAAGTATTGGTAAGTTTTGCTTTGTGGGGGTAATTAGCTCCTTATATTTCTCTCATATTTATAGTATCGAGAAATAATGATAAAAGACAAAGTTTCATGTTAATCATGAAAGTTTCCATGGAACTATTTTTGAGTAAATAAAGTACATACTCGTTAAAGAGTACATAAGTTTTGATCGAGATGATCAACTTACTCTAATAGAGATGACAAATTATGAGATTAGTCATTGAAGTTTTGATATAATAACTTAAAGCTCAAGATATGATGAATTCATGGTAGATCCCACCTTTTTGGTCAAACAAAACCACGGAAAGAATCACAAAATAGTAAACTTATTAGTCATTCTTGTGATGAGTATAATGAGGTTGAGCTACAGCTCTTAATGAAATCATAACTCAGCTATGAGACAGTTGGTCCTATTGAGACGGATTTAATGGATTTAGTGCTTAATAATTGAGAGGGTGAGCATAATAAATTGCTCTTAATGATTTCATACCCTAATTTGAGTGGTCTATATTAGATAGACTTAATGAAATCACCTACTTGATGAGTAAAAAAGGGTTAGCCACCTTTTATGAAAGATAATGTGCAATCTTTCTAAAGCACTCAGGAGCATCATGAGGTTCAATtgactaaaataatatatatagtttatcgCGGAACTTACACAAGATCTAAGGTGTGATGAGTGTAACTTTGGTTTAAAACTCTACTCTAAGAGTTCAAAATTCGTTCACTCACTAGACCAGAGGATACCATGTGTCACTACATGCCAGTTCAAGATTCATTCACTAGCGTGCATTTAAGTGTAAAACCTGTTGGGTGTTGGTTGTTGGCTGGGTTGACCGAGTCAGCCCCTcatcgattcgagacgtggcaaTGTAGCTTGCCATGgaggatgtggttaaatggttaatacacacctacttatcaccaattggttttaagtaggatacgataaccagatagccaaagaactctgtggttaagcgtgcttaacttcagtcgttataccgtggaccatggatcatggttgatactgcagttgtgttgaactgatactgcagttgtgttgaaagggaactgcagttccgcggaacagagaccgtgtcatccgtctggaactgcagttgtgttgaaatgatactgcagttgtgttgaacgaatactgcagttgtgttgaaatgatactgcagttgtgttgaacggatgaacggtctctgttccgcgcaactgcagtttcctttcaacacaactgactatccgttcaatacaactacagttccagccatgatcatggtccacaatataatttgcggctTAACTTACCCCAGTcataggatgggtgaccccctgggacgTAAGCATAATGCAGCGCTCAGATCCTCAATTGGTATTAGAGATTAGGTCACAGGTTTGAATCGATGGCGAGACACATGCTGTGTAATTGGGCTTAGTGTTCAAAGGTTGCGGCAGGTTCTGACAGGGGGATTGTTAGGTGTTGAccaggttggccgagttcagcccctactCGATTCAAGACGTGGCGTTGTGGCTTACTATGGAGGGATGTGTCCAATGTAGAATGGGATGCGGGCGTAGGTCGGGCCAAATCCAGTCCAGGAGGGGGATGATGGGCACGTAGGCTAATGCCCGAGTCATGCTGCGTACGTAACATGGCTTGGTGGTCCAAGGTTGCGGTAGGTGTTGGaaaggggattgttgggcgttgGTCGGGTTGGCTAAGTTTAGCCCCTGCTCTATTCGAGATGTGACGTTGTGGTTTACCATGgaaggatgtggttaaatggttaatatcCACctatggttaatgtccacctacttattaTTGATTTTAAGTGGTCAATTGTGCTTGATTTACCGTAGTCACAGGATGTAAATGCATAGACCCATCAACCTAATTTCTCCAACACATAATTACACCACAAAGAAAATCACCGtaactattatttaaaatacaGTATACAGCATATTAGATTTACATCCACACAAACATATGGCATATATTAATTCAAAAGCCAAACTTGACCTTAGAGCAGTCAATGTTAGGGCCAATCTTGAAAGGAATGTTGACACCACATTTGGCCGGAAGCCCAGCTGCCCTGCTAAGCTGTGAGGCGTTGGCATTGGAAGCAATAGACTTCAAGCACGAGCAAGCGCTTTGCCGGTCCGCCGTCGTCTTCGCGGCGGCGACGAGCGTCTTCATCCCACTGCAACATCCCGACGGCACATTTCCACCGAACATAACGTAGTTAAGGCACGCGTTCAGGTCACTGTACACCGTGTCACAGGTGATCGCCGCTTCGCCGCGCGGTGCAAGGATCCTCGCCGCCGCGAGAAGGACCAAGAATGTGAGGTTTAGGTGTCTTGAGAGATCCATTTTAGTAATTTTGCACTTTGGATATTTCAGGACTTTAATTGTTCTTGAGCTTGTGGTTCATGTGGGCAGTGAAATCTTTGTATTTATAACTAAGGTGAACGTGAAGGATCCGTCATTTTCTTGTATATTTGTTCGTGTTGTCTAATCTAAACATACTGGCTGGAGCAGAAGTCACGGCGTGTAATctcaataatataatgacacAATTCTACACCGTTCAACTAACTACTTTGTTTTTTATTGGAGAAATGTTCCGCAAATTACGTGCAAGTAACGTTGAATTTAGtaggaaaagaaaaatacaatgctagcttattttaagctccACGTTTACTAAAcatagcttatagcttatttgtaaCATAAAATAAGTTCTACCAAATAGAGCTGATAGATTAAATTGACCCAAATGGTCTGACTCAAATAATCCAAATAATTAATGTTAAATAACATGTATAAAGACAAAAGTTGTGTAATGATGGAACAAGCAATATAGGTCGCGGAGACAAGATTTGTATTAATGAATCTTATGTAAGGCTAATACAAGATGATAATTAAGTCCTATCTTAACAAGACAAAATGGAATGCTTGTATACTAAATAATTCCCAACTACCCTATGAGAATGGAGGTGGGATGTTATAACCATGTTGGACCGCACCCCGCACTGTACCGCCCGAAGACCCGGCGCCTGGCGAAGCTCGGGGCTCGGCCTGTGTGACCGAGCGCTAGTCTCGGCCTAGGTTGGGCACGGCCCAGACCGCGTGCACTGGGCTTGACCATGCCCAGGCAGCGAGCGTTGGGCTCAACTGTATCCAGGTCGACAGGGCTCGGCCGAGGTTGGGCTGGGCTTGTGCCCGGATCCCCGCGACTAGTAAGGTCCGGTGTCCTCCGAGTTGATTCGCACCGAATCTCATTTTGCAATATATCCATCAAGAGCCATATTTGTTCGGTTCCCAAATGTAATATTTCAAAatgcataaattataatttttaaatgaaaatatatttcaaaaactataatttgtatatgtaaatatattttaaagacttaatttaaattttaacaaattaaatgtattaTGTTGGATAGAGCCAAAAATGTGACCAGGACCATATTCCGATGTGGGTTGTGTTAGCACGACCCACATTAATGATAGGCATTGTAGCAGTGGTTAAACCGTGGACCGTGGACCATGCaccatgactgatactgcaattgtgttgaatggatactgcagttgtgttgagctgatactgcagttgtgttgaaagggaactgcagttgcgcggaatagaggccgtttcatccgtctggccGGAACTACAGTTGTGTCGAACTGATATTAcagtgtgttgaacggatgaaacgacctctgttccgcgcaactacagttcccgTTCAACAgaactgcaatatccgttcaacacaactgcagtatcagccatgaccatgctctacaatataatttgcggcaTTGTAGACTTGTCCTGGTGTAACATGACATAATCTACTTGACATCACTGTTTTTATAAATGTTCGCAATGAAAACCTCAACAAATACCGCtccatttttattattacatgaTATTAACGTTTTTGTAATTAAGGCTATATAAGTTTTGcgttttcattttatttattttaaatctctTTCTACGTGGTAATTAAGTAGTGATCAATAGAGAGTGACTTTTGTAAACGTGTATAGCGTTGCTCTATTTTGTACACtacaataatattactattaattACCAAGCAACGTTTCAAAATATCggcaaaagttttttttttttttttaaagaaaaaaagaagaagtcatcACTACTAAAGACCAATGTTGTAGGCGCTAGGCATGCTAGTAGGGTGCCTGGTGGGCGTCTAGCACCTAGGTGACCGAGTAATCCGAGTATATATATCATCTCCACTTTTCCCAAACAGGACTAGGAGTTGTTAGATTGTTATAAACTCCAAAACTAGTCAATTGCATATATTAGATGGTTAGTTGAGTAAATGGCTAGAGAAATATAGAAGATCAGAGTAGCCAAGCTGGCAAAAACATTCAATGGTTTTTAGTTGAtatcttggttttttttttttttgatttttttaattttcattctatatttctccaatttttctatttttctgaTATAATTTtacgaatttaatttttatacaaaaataaatttaatccactaatactaaatgtgtaaaAGGTAACACAAgttaataaaaacatattactaaATACATTATAGttatttcaatcattttagtacataatttgattgtaataataataatgataataataataataataataataataataataatagagtattattattattattaattttaatataaaaaaagtttttcaattttcaattttctaattCTGCA
Coding sequences within it:
- the LOC115998551 gene encoding non-specific lipid-transfer protein 1-like; the encoded protein is MDLSRHLNLTFLVLLAAARILAPRGEAAITCDTVYSDLNACLNYVMFGGNVPSGCCSGMKTLVAAAKTTADRQSACSCLKSIASNANASQLSRAAGLPAKCGVNIPFKIGPNIDCSKVKFGF